One stretch of Desulfocurvus vexinensis DSM 17965 DNA includes these proteins:
- a CDS encoding glycosyltransferase codes for MRIVVVNQRVMARTFGALGHEVLDLALEPGPRNLPAELAARGLDAAWPELVLEVERLSPRTILMGLGELACPKLFWAVDVHLNAWWHHAYARQFDAVLCSQLPWVRRLEALGAGRVACLPWFGTARPWRPWAARGRALCLVARVTADRPARRRMVGHLAQRHGLTHLDGLDTEAMLDVYCDTRIVPNEAICSEVNFRLFEAASCGCAVLNQAAEGGVGHLFEPGAEVAEFADIHELDALARGLLADPWRAEAMGRAAWERVQREHLPGHRCAAILDLAARAAGTAPRGPGADAHAWHAVARLAEGGMVEAPARPVVRALGPLVWAEAWAFAGLVRTLWRTGETGELLRLLRAALDQGRFTGDLEAGLAASGAALRAGEAELARAFWLAHARARSLGDQGGAGPVDLLLAWAGECERAGRDMQPGLRFDPARTVPGTALECLLWANELAPGRPGIMRRLDAVAARHPGAAEFRLSVLSWLGLRAPGDWRLGLELGLANLRAMRLVQGLEELALARDAALARSAGGRFDAVLAARGGAALAATVRAMDPPAQGSPEPASSSNTPSR; via the coding sequence ATGCGCATCGTCGTCGTCAACCAGCGGGTCATGGCCCGGACCTTCGGGGCGCTGGGCCACGAGGTGCTGGACCTGGCCCTGGAGCCCGGGCCGCGCAACCTGCCCGCGGAGCTGGCGGCCCGGGGCCTGGACGCCGCGTGGCCGGAGCTGGTGCTCGAAGTGGAGCGCCTGTCCCCGCGCACCATCCTCATGGGCCTGGGCGAGCTGGCCTGCCCCAAGCTCTTCTGGGCCGTGGACGTGCATCTCAATGCCTGGTGGCACCACGCCTACGCCCGGCAGTTCGACGCCGTGCTCTGTTCGCAACTGCCCTGGGTCCGGCGCCTGGAAGCCCTGGGCGCCGGGCGGGTGGCCTGCCTGCCGTGGTTCGGCACGGCGCGCCCCTGGCGGCCCTGGGCCGCGCGCGGGCGGGCCCTGTGCCTCGTGGCCCGTGTCACGGCGGACCGCCCCGCGCGCAGGCGCATGGTCGGGCATCTGGCGCAGCGCCACGGCCTGACGCACCTGGACGGGCTGGACACCGAGGCCATGCTCGACGTGTATTGCGATACGCGCATCGTGCCCAACGAGGCCATTTGCAGCGAGGTGAATTTCCGGCTCTTCGAGGCCGCCTCGTGCGGCTGCGCGGTGCTCAACCAGGCCGCCGAGGGCGGGGTGGGGCACCTGTTCGAGCCGGGGGCGGAGGTGGCCGAGTTCGCGGACATCCACGAGCTGGACGCTCTGGCGCGGGGCCTGCTGGCCGACCCCTGGCGGGCCGAGGCCATGGGCCGCGCGGCCTGGGAGCGCGTGCAGCGCGAGCACCTGCCCGGGCACCGCTGCGCGGCCATCCTGGACCTGGCCGCCCGTGCGGCGGGCACGGCGCCCCGGGGGCCCGGGGCCGACGCCCACGCCTGGCACGCCGTGGCGCGGCTGGCCGAGGGCGGCATGGTCGAGGCCCCGGCCAGACCCGTGGTGCGGGCCCTGGGGCCCCTGGTCTGGGCCGAGGCCTGGGCCTTCGCCGGGCTGGTGCGCACCCTGTGGCGCACGGGCGAAACCGGGGAACTGCTGCGCCTGCTGCGGGCCGCCCTGGACCAGGGCCGCTTCACGGGCGACCTGGAGGCGGGGCTGGCGGCCTCGGGCGCGGCCCTGCGCGCCGGAGAGGCGGAGCTGGCCCGGGCCTTCTGGCTGGCCCACGCCCGGGCCCGGAGCCTGGGGGACCAGGGCGGGGCGGGCCCCGTGGACCTGCTGCTGGCCTGGGCCGGGGAGTGCGAGCGTGCCGGGCGGGACATGCAGCCCGGGCTGCGCTTCGACCCCGCGCGCACCGTGCCCGGCACGGCCCTGGAATGTCTGCTGTGGGCCAACGAGCTGGCCCCCGGGCGGCCCGGAATCATGCGCCGCCTGGACGCCGTGGCCGCGCGCCACCCCGGGGCGGCGGAGTTCCGCCTGTCGGTGCTCTCCTGGCTCGGGCTGCGCGCGCCCGGCGACTGGCGCCTGGGGCTGGAACTGGGCCTGGCGAACCTGCGGGCCATGCGTCTGGTCCAGGGCCTGGAGGAACTGGCCCTGGCCCGCGACGCCGCCCTGGCCCGGAGCGCCGGAGGGCGCTTCGACGCCGTGCTGGCCGCGCGCGGCGGGGCCGCCCTGGCCGCCACCGTGCGCGCCATGGACCCGCCCGCTCAGGGCTCCCCGGAGCCCGCCTCGTCCTCGAATACCCCGTCCAGATAG
- a CDS encoding glycosyltransferase family 2 protein, with product MRSALHPTGLALVVPCRDCAAFIGPCLDSVLAQDWPHWRLLVADDASTDGTQRAVRPYLDDPRITWRSLPARGGLMANTREALARLAPAPAEVVAVLDGDDTLLPGALARLMEEHARGFDVVWTDMEIEGLAGSTGRALLPGVPVRQQLWCLSQLRSFKGYLLRGLPPACLCDPTGQPCRAAGDLALYFALIERAGAAKAAFVPERLYRYRRHAANNCRALRAEQLANNRHLRALAPLPMQTEFFDFTETLHDPDGNALDKLGLREFGQAVRARHPEPFSVRVAHVIPRAREDSWRAYHGLWIAPGVYLDGVFEDEAGSGEP from the coding sequence GTGCGTAGCGCGCTGCACCCCACGGGGCTGGCCCTGGTGGTGCCCTGCCGCGACTGCGCCGCGTTCATCGGCCCCTGCCTGGACTCGGTGCTGGCCCAGGACTGGCCCCACTGGCGGCTGCTGGTGGCCGACGACGCCTCCACCGACGGCACGCAGCGCGCCGTGCGGCCCTACCTGGACGACCCGCGCATCACCTGGCGCAGCCTGCCCGCGCGCGGCGGACTCATGGCCAACACCCGGGAGGCCCTGGCCCGGCTGGCCCCGGCCCCGGCGGAGGTGGTGGCCGTCCTCGACGGCGACGACACCCTGCTGCCCGGGGCCCTGGCGCGGCTCATGGAGGAACACGCGCGCGGGTTCGACGTGGTCTGGACGGACATGGAGATCGAAGGCCTCGCGGGCTCCACGGGCCGGGCCCTGCTGCCCGGGGTGCCCGTGCGCCAGCAGCTGTGGTGCCTGTCGCAACTGCGCAGCTTCAAGGGCTACCTGCTGCGCGGGCTGCCGCCCGCCTGCCTGTGCGACCCCACGGGCCAGCCCTGCCGCGCGGCGGGCGACCTGGCGCTGTATTTCGCGCTCATCGAACGCGCGGGCGCGGCCAAGGCCGCCTTCGTGCCCGAACGCCTCTACCGCTACCGCCGGCACGCGGCCAACAACTGCCGCGCCCTGCGCGCCGAGCAGCTCGCCAACAACCGCCACCTGCGCGCCCTGGCGCCCCTGCCCATGCAGACGGAATTTTTCGATTTCACCGAGACGCTGCATGACCCGGACGGCAACGCGCTGGACAAGCTCGGCCTGCGCGAGTTCGGCCAGGCCGTGCGCGCGCGCCACCCCGAGCCCTTCAGCGTGCGCGTGGCCCACGTCATTCCCCGCGCCCGGGAGGACTCCTGGCGCGCGTACCACGGGCTGTGGATCGCCCCGGGCGTCTATCTGGACGGGGTATTCGAGGACGAGGCGGGCTCCGGGGAGCCCTGA
- a CDS encoding N-acetylneuraminate synthase family protein: protein MNAQRPVRLASGRAIGPGQPCFLVAEIGNNHQGDEATARRMIEAAAAAGADAVKFQKRDVRALLTRAGRQAPYTGPNSFGPTYGAHRQALELPQDALARLKARAEALGLVFFASAWDAPSLDALAALGVELLKIASADLPTLPLLRRAGALGLPVALSTGMSTMDEIAVAVAELRAAGTPLILLHCNSSYPCPPEDAALPVLPALARRFGLPVGYSGHEAGLAPSLGAVALGACMVERHFTLDRALPGTDHQASLDPEGFAQLAGMVRELEAALRVRRKTVTPAERATAAKLRKSVVAARPLAPGTVLTPADLAVKCPGTGLSPLHWDALPGRVLLCALEADEPLAWDDLAPARAAGAGGGT, encoded by the coding sequence ATGAACGCGCAACGCCCCGTGCGCCTGGCCTCGGGCCGGGCCATCGGCCCCGGGCAGCCCTGCTTCCTGGTGGCCGAAATCGGCAACAACCACCAGGGCGACGAGGCCACGGCCCGGCGGATGATCGAGGCCGCCGCCGCCGCCGGGGCCGACGCCGTGAAATTCCAGAAACGCGACGTGCGCGCCCTGCTGACCCGCGCCGGGCGCCAGGCGCCCTACACGGGGCCCAACAGCTTCGGCCCGACCTACGGCGCCCACCGCCAGGCCCTGGAGCTGCCCCAGGACGCCCTGGCCCGGCTCAAGGCCCGCGCCGAGGCCCTGGGCCTGGTCTTCTTCGCCTCGGCCTGGGACGCGCCGAGCCTGGACGCCCTGGCCGCCCTGGGCGTGGAGCTGCTCAAGATCGCCTCGGCGGACCTGCCGACCCTGCCACTCTTGCGCCGCGCCGGGGCCCTGGGGCTGCCCGTGGCGCTGTCCACGGGCATGAGCACCATGGACGAGATCGCCGTGGCCGTGGCCGAGCTGCGGGCTGCGGGCACGCCGCTCATCCTGCTGCACTGCAACTCCTCGTACCCCTGCCCGCCCGAGGACGCCGCCTTGCCCGTGCTGCCCGCCCTGGCCCGGCGCTTCGGGCTGCCCGTGGGCTATTCCGGCCACGAGGCCGGGCTGGCCCCCAGCCTGGGCGCCGTGGCCCTGGGCGCCTGCATGGTCGAGCGCCACTTCACCCTGGACCGCGCCCTGCCCGGCACGGACCACCAGGCCTCCCTGGACCCCGAGGGTTTCGCGCAACTGGCGGGCATGGTCCGCGAGCTGGAAGCCGCCCTGCGCGTGCGCCGCAAGACCGTGACCCCCGCCGAGCGCGCCACGGCGGCCAAGCTGCGCAAGAGCGTGGTGGCCGCGCGGCCCCTGGCCCCGGGCACGGTGCTCACCCCCGCCGACCTGGCCGTGAAGTGCCCGGGCACGGGCCTGTCGCCCCTGCACTGGGACGCGCTGCCCGGGCGCGTGCTGCTGTGCGCCCTGGAAGCCGACGAGCCCCTGGCCTGGGACGACCTGGCCCCGGCCCGGGCCGCCGGGGCCGGAGGCGGCACGTGA
- a CDS encoding winged helix-turn-helix domain-containing protein: MLPHQGRFVRPSTAQRTLTLLEALAEAPDLSQSVLGERAGLSPAMVNTYLRDFQTQGLVEARPVNGKSFRYELTPRGEGERRALLGDYCAEIVRSYTAIKALVRAKLARLETAGHTRLALWGASETCEVVLAALGATGLTVLALLDSDPAKHGTVLGGHPILPPEVLPGLRCDAVVITSFGRGDDIEARLRAMPGAAGVEVVRL, translated from the coding sequence ATGCTGCCCCACCAGGGCCGGTTCGTCCGGCCCAGCACCGCCCAGCGCACCCTGACCTTGCTCGAAGCCCTGGCCGAGGCGCCGGACCTGTCCCAGTCCGTGCTGGGCGAGCGCGCGGGTCTGTCTCCGGCCATGGTCAACACCTACCTGCGCGACTTCCAGACCCAGGGGCTCGTCGAGGCCCGCCCGGTCAACGGCAAGAGCTTCCGCTACGAGCTGACGCCCCGGGGCGAAGGCGAACGCCGCGCCCTGCTGGGCGACTACTGCGCCGAAATCGTGCGCAGCTACACGGCCATCAAGGCCCTGGTGCGCGCCAAGCTGGCACGGCTGGAAACCGCCGGGCACACGCGCCTGGCCCTGTGGGGCGCGTCGGAAACCTGCGAGGTCGTCCTCGCGGCCCTGGGCGCCACGGGCCTGACGGTGCTGGCGCTGCTCGACAGCGACCCCGCCAAGCACGGCACCGTGCTCGGCGGGCATCCCATCCTGCCGCCCGAGGTATTGCCCGGCCTGCGCTGCGACGCCGTGGTCATCACCTCCTTCGGGCGCGGCGACGACATCGAGGCCCGCCTGCGGGCCATGCCCGGCGCCGCCGGGGTGGAGGTGGTCCGGCTATGA
- a CDS encoding FAD-binding protein: MPDQPLRCDVLVLGAGLAGLRAAWAAAEAAPGARVLLAAPLAGPSGSALANVNARLGVLAPPADAQREALAARILALAAPGRADPALVAALLEDAPARVAELAALGVPMERTQGGALRLHPACFAQDHACAALLTELPRAHALLAARARALGAATLPGLAATRLLAGPDGAACGALLTRLADGAPVAVAARAVVAALGGPAGLFGATLAGPGSLGLGPGLLDGTGAALAHCGCVQFFWSEVPGGAFFRVHTLAAPGAGLRGPGGAVRPLPPELAAHAAARATHCPASWGLPDAALDRFLAARLDEAGTLAVALADGRATRIAPWAHSGNGGALVNPHGATTVPGLFAAGECATGMHGADRVGGAMVAAALVFGARAGARAARHALAAAPLPDKMFTDLMNNPREKPAPGARTARPAAAPLPADAPGALLTGDTHYIEIIKQNTLIALMESPSPLEEAALRSALTVVRDLHTID; this comes from the coding sequence ATGCCCGACCAGCCCCTGCGTTGCGACGTGCTCGTGCTCGGGGCCGGGCTGGCGGGCCTGCGCGCCGCCTGGGCCGCCGCCGAGGCCGCGCCCGGCGCGCGGGTGCTGCTGGCCGCGCCCCTGGCCGGGCCCTCGGGCTCGGCCCTGGCCAACGTCAACGCCCGCCTGGGCGTGCTGGCCCCGCCCGCCGACGCCCAGCGCGAGGCCCTGGCGGCGCGCATCCTGGCCCTGGCCGCCCCGGGCCGGGCCGATCCCGCCCTCGTTGCCGCCCTGCTGGAAGACGCCCCCGCGCGGGTGGCCGAGCTGGCCGCCCTGGGCGTGCCCATGGAGCGCACGCAGGGCGGCGCCCTGCGCCTGCACCCGGCCTGCTTCGCCCAGGACCACGCCTGCGCCGCCCTGCTCACCGAGCTGCCCCGGGCCCATGCCCTGCTGGCGGCCCGCGCCCGGGCCCTGGGCGCGGCAACACTGCCCGGGCTGGCCGCCACGCGGCTGCTTGCGGGCCCGGACGGCGCGGCCTGCGGGGCCCTGCTCACGCGCTTGGCCGACGGCGCACCCGTGGCCGTGGCGGCCCGGGCCGTGGTCGCCGCCCTGGGCGGCCCGGCGGGGCTGTTCGGCGCCACCCTGGCCGGGCCCGGGAGCCTGGGCCTGGGCCCGGGGCTGCTGGACGGCACCGGGGCGGCCCTGGCCCACTGCGGCTGCGTGCAGTTTTTCTGGAGCGAGGTGCCCGGCGGGGCGTTCTTCCGCGTCCACACCCTGGCCGCGCCCGGGGCCGGGCTGCGCGGGCCGGGCGGCGCCGTGCGGCCCCTGCCGCCGGAACTGGCGGCCCACGCGGCCGCGCGCGCCACGCACTGCCCGGCCTCCTGGGGCCTGCCCGACGCGGCCCTGGACCGCTTCCTGGCCGCCCGCCTGGACGAGGCCGGAACCCTGGCCGTGGCCCTGGCCGATGGCCGGGCCACGCGCATCGCGCCCTGGGCCCACAGCGGCAACGGCGGCGCCCTGGTGAACCCGCACGGCGCCACCACGGTGCCGGGGCTGTTCGCCGCCGGGGAGTGCGCCACGGGCATGCACGGCGCCGACCGCGTGGGCGGGGCCATGGTCGCCGCCGCCCTGGTCTTCGGGGCCCGGGCCGGGGCCAGGGCCGCGCGCCACGCCCTGGCCGCCGCGCCCCTGCCGGATAAAATGTTCACCGACTTAATGAACAACCCCAGGGAAAAACCTGCCCCCGGGGCCCGCACCGCGCGACCCGCCGCCGCGCCCCTGCCCGCAGACGCCCCGGGTGCGCTGCTGACTGGCGACACTCATTATATTGAAATAATAAAGCAAAATACTCTCATCGCCCTGATGGAATCCCCCTCGCCCCTGGAGGAGGCGGCCCTGCGTTCGGCTTTGACTGTGGTGCGCGATTTGCATACGATCGATTGA
- a CDS encoding tetratricopeptide repeat protein — translation MSSELIKARSKISSIKSYLKQDKLFPAIVSLHEAIGIIVRTPLIKHEKDEFARSLDSALDLLNNDPGFRKICPMVLKHTEGQEKELLTTLKELLDDLQGSAVAEAQQMLQALDDTKRLQLARGGELLAQGKIKDAKFVFNKLVLQFPDDTDLKYEISELFLRHERNKEALQWLTEALKDFPESAHLYNRVGMVLRKMGEFEMSEKYYMKAVRLSKDDAGLFFNIGRLYIDWERWEKVDEMATRALEINDRFTEARKMRAFATKKLKKTEEQA, via the coding sequence ATGTCCAGCGAGCTCATCAAAGCCAGGTCAAAAATATCCAGCATCAAGAGCTACCTGAAGCAGGACAAGCTCTTCCCGGCCATTGTTTCCCTGCACGAAGCCATCGGCATCATCGTGCGCACCCCGCTCATCAAGCACGAAAAGGACGAGTTCGCCCGCAGCCTGGACAGCGCCCTGGATCTGTTGAACAACGACCCGGGGTTCCGCAAGATCTGCCCCATGGTCCTCAAGCACACCGAGGGCCAGGAAAAGGAGCTGCTGACCACCCTCAAGGAGCTGCTGGACGACCTGCAGGGCTCGGCCGTGGCCGAGGCCCAGCAGATGCTCCAGGCCCTGGATGACACCAAGCGCCTGCAACTGGCCCGGGGCGGGGAGCTGCTGGCCCAGGGCAAGATCAAGGACGCCAAGTTCGTCTTCAACAAGCTCGTCCTGCAATTCCCCGACGACACGGACCTCAAGTACGAGATCTCGGAGCTGTTCCTGCGCCACGAGCGCAACAAGGAAGCCCTGCAATGGCTCACCGAGGCCCTCAAGGACTTCCCCGAGTCCGCCCACCTCTACAACCGCGTGGGCATGGTCCTGCGCAAGATGGGCGAGTTCGAGATGAGCGAGAAGTACTATATGAAGGCCGTGCGCCTTTCCAAGGACGACGCGGGCCTGTTCTTCAACATCGGCAGGCTGTACATCGACTGGGAGCGCTGGGAAAAGGTGGACGAAATGGCCACCCGCGCCCTGGAGATCAACGACAGATTCACCGAGGCCCGCAAGATGCGCGCCTTCGCCACCAAGAAGCTCAAGAAGACCGAAGAGCAGGCCTGA
- the carA gene encoding glutamine-hydrolyzing carbamoyl-phosphate synthase small subunit, with protein sequence MKAFLALEDGTFFEGLSFTGKGNAQGEAIFNTGMSGYQEVLTDPSYAGQMVCMTYPLIGNYGVNLDDVESSRVWVEAFIVKECCKAPSNWRANKSLPDYLAEHGVMGIEGIDTRALTRHLRIHGAQRAVISTDDATPAELVERARAIPSMEGQDLASRVSPAEPYVWTGTQPAPAAITDGRHQWRGTGPKVVVYDFGIKWNILRLLAEQGFDILAVPAGTSAAQVKALAPDAVFLSNGPGDPAAIEGVVEAVAELAERYPTAGICLGHQILGLALGGRTYKLKFGHHGLNHPVKDLTTGRIEISSQNHGFCVDIASLKDVEITHVNLNDQTLEGFHHTKKPILAIQHHPEASPGPHDSRYFFHRFREMVRQHAGI encoded by the coding sequence ATGAAAGCATTCCTGGCACTGGAAGACGGTACCTTTTTCGAGGGCCTCTCCTTCACCGGCAAGGGCAACGCCCAGGGCGAGGCCATCTTCAACACCGGCATGAGCGGCTATCAGGAAGTGCTCACCGACCCGTCCTACGCGGGCCAGATGGTGTGCATGACCTACCCGCTCATCGGCAACTACGGCGTGAACCTCGACGACGTGGAATCCAGCCGGGTGTGGGTCGAGGCCTTCATCGTCAAGGAATGCTGCAAGGCGCCCAGCAACTGGCGCGCGAACAAGAGCCTGCCCGATTACCTGGCCGAGCACGGCGTCATGGGCATCGAGGGCATCGACACCCGCGCGCTCACGCGCCATCTGCGCATCCACGGCGCCCAGCGCGCCGTCATCAGCACCGACGACGCCACCCCCGCCGAGCTGGTGGAGCGCGCCCGGGCCATCCCGTCCATGGAAGGCCAGGACCTGGCCTCGCGCGTCTCGCCCGCCGAGCCGTACGTCTGGACCGGCACCCAGCCCGCCCCGGCCGCCATCACGGACGGCAGGCACCAGTGGCGCGGCACCGGGCCCAAGGTCGTGGTCTACGATTTCGGCATCAAGTGGAACATCCTGCGCCTGCTGGCGGAGCAGGGCTTCGACATCCTGGCGGTGCCCGCCGGAACGTCCGCGGCCCAGGTCAAGGCCCTGGCGCCCGACGCGGTGTTTCTCTCCAACGGCCCCGGCGACCCGGCGGCCATCGAGGGCGTGGTGGAGGCCGTGGCCGAGCTGGCGGAGCGCTACCCCACGGCGGGCATCTGCCTGGGCCACCAGATCCTCGGCCTGGCCCTGGGCGGCAGGACCTACAAGCTCAAGTTCGGCCACCACGGCCTGAACCACCCGGTCAAGGACCTGACCACCGGGCGCATCGAAATTTCCTCGCAGAACCACGGTTTCTGCGTGGACATCGCCAGCCTGAAGGACGTGGAGATCACCCACGTGAACCTGAACGACCAGACCCTGGAAGGCTTCCACCATACCAAGAAGCCCATCCTGGCCATCCAGCACCACCCCGAGGCCAGCCCCGGGCCCCACGACAGCCGCTACTTCTTCCACCGCTTCCGGGAGATGGTCCGCCAGCACGCAGGCATCTAG
- the kdsB gene encoding 3-deoxy-manno-octulosonate cytidylyltransferase, whose amino-acid sequence MPQLPPCYGIIPARYESSRFPGKPLADILGRPMFWHVYQRAIQCPLLGRVVLATDDHRIYNAACRYNVPVVMTGADHASGTDRVLEAAEQLGLPQDAVVANIQGDEPLLAPEMLTELLEPFADPAMRVTTLAARIDAAQAASPDQVKVVWTKRGGALYFSRAPIPYDRDGVPGAFWGHVGLYAFRMEALRRFVALGPSELETRERLEQLRLLENDIPIYVVPTTHRTCGVDRPEDVDKVIARLSENA is encoded by the coding sequence ATGCCGCAACTGCCGCCCTGCTACGGAATCATCCCCGCGCGCTACGAATCGTCGCGCTTTCCGGGCAAGCCCCTGGCCGATATCCTGGGGCGGCCCATGTTCTGGCACGTCTATCAGCGCGCCATCCAGTGCCCGCTGCTGGGCCGCGTGGTCCTGGCCACCGACGACCACCGCATCTACAACGCCGCCTGCCGCTACAACGTGCCCGTGGTCATGACCGGGGCCGACCACGCCAGCGGCACCGACCGCGTGCTGGAGGCCGCCGAGCAGCTGGGCCTGCCCCAGGACGCCGTGGTGGCCAACATCCAGGGCGACGAGCCCCTGCTGGCCCCGGAAATGCTCACCGAGCTGCTGGAGCCCTTCGCCGACCCGGCCATGCGCGTGACCACCCTGGCCGCGCGCATCGACGCCGCCCAGGCCGCCAGCCCCGATCAGGTCAAGGTGGTCTGGACGAAGCGCGGCGGAGCCTTATATTTTTCCCGGGCGCCCATCCCGTACGACCGCGACGGCGTGCCCGGGGCCTTCTGGGGCCATGTGGGCCTGTACGCCTTCCGCATGGAGGCCCTGCGGCGCTTCGTGGCCCTGGGCCCCAGCGAGCTGGAAACGCGCGAGCGCCTGGAGCAATTGCGCCTGCTGGAAAACGACATCCCCATCTACGTGGTGCCCACCACCCACCGCACCTGCGGCGTGGACCGGCCCGAAGACGTGGACAAAGTCATAGCGAGACTCTCGGAGAACGCCTGA
- a CDS encoding 3-deoxy-D-manno-octulosonic acid transferase: MGLTGKCKALLGLYDLLWPVAIPALWLAPRLREGFSERLLRNAPDGFVDVWMQAASGGEAYLVRELALALPQALPEERPLRILATTNTSQGREVLARAAAEVAELRPGVSLIPAYCPFDQPAIMARAMEHASPRVLVLLETEIWPGMLAAAREFDVPVMLVNARMNTRSLAGYLCAGALLRQLAPEHVLAVSDDAALRFSILFGASRVERMHNIKFDRFPAQPPREPEGGPVRAVMGDGTPWAVWASVRQQEEPDVLAALREVRAAEPGASQAVFPRHMHRLDFWRQALYEAGLSPIMRSALAAAPAPGSVVVWDTFGELAGAYEFCTAAFVGGSLRPLGGQNFLEPLGHGVVPAIGPHWSNFAWVGREIVDQGLVMEVHGPRELAQAMLGALRRPAARDDVRARVAAYVDGRRGGTRQAAERIASYL, encoded by the coding sequence ATGGGCCTGACCGGCAAATGCAAGGCCCTGCTCGGGCTGTACGACCTGCTCTGGCCCGTGGCCATCCCCGCCCTGTGGCTGGCCCCGCGCCTGCGCGAGGGCTTTTCCGAACGCCTGCTGCGCAACGCGCCCGACGGCTTCGTGGACGTGTGGATGCAGGCCGCCTCGGGCGGCGAGGCCTACCTGGTGCGCGAGCTGGCCCTGGCCCTGCCGCAGGCCCTGCCCGAAGAGCGGCCCCTGCGCATCCTGGCCACCACCAACACCAGCCAGGGCCGCGAGGTGCTTGCGCGCGCCGCCGCCGAGGTGGCCGAGCTGCGCCCCGGGGTCAGCCTCATTCCCGCCTACTGCCCCTTTGACCAGCCCGCCATCATGGCCCGGGCCATGGAGCACGCCAGCCCCCGGGTGCTGGTGCTCCTGGAGACGGAAATCTGGCCCGGGATGCTGGCCGCCGCGCGCGAATTCGACGTGCCCGTGATGCTGGTCAACGCGCGCATGAACACCCGCAGCCTGGCGGGCTATCTGTGCGCGGGGGCCCTCTTGCGCCAGCTCGCGCCCGAGCACGTCCTGGCCGTGTCCGACGACGCGGCCCTGCGCTTCTCCATCCTCTTCGGGGCCTCGCGGGTGGAGCGCATGCACAACATCAAGTTCGACCGCTTCCCGGCGCAGCCGCCCCGGGAGCCCGAGGGCGGGCCCGTGCGGGCGGTCATGGGCGACGGCACGCCCTGGGCCGTGTGGGCCTCGGTGCGCCAGCAGGAGGAGCCCGACGTGCTGGCCGCCCTGCGCGAGGTCCGCGCCGCCGAGCCCGGGGCCAGCCAGGCCGTCTTCCCGCGCCACATGCACAGGCTCGACTTTTGGCGCCAGGCGTTGTATGAGGCCGGGCTGTCGCCAATCATGCGCTCGGCCCTCGCGGCAGCGCCCGCGCCCGGCTCGGTGGTGGTGTGGGACACCTTCGGGGAGCTGGCCGGGGCCTACGAGTTCTGCACTGCGGCCTTCGTGGGCGGCAGCCTGCGCCCGCTGGGCGGGCAGAACTTCCTCGAACCCCTGGGCCACGGCGTGGTGCCCGCCATCGGCCCGCACTGGTCGAACTTCGCCTGGGTGGGCCGCGAAATCGTGGACCAGGGTCTGGTCATGGAAGTGCACGGCCCCCGGGAGCTGGCCCAGGCCATGCTCGGGGCCCTGCGCCGCCCCGCGGCGCGCGACGACGTGCGCGCCAGGGTCGCGGCCTACGTGGACGGCCGCCGGGGCGGAACCCGGCAGGCCGCCGAACGCATCGCAAGCTACCTCTAG
- a CDS encoding D-alanine--D-alanine ligase family protein, with protein sequence MRVLLIAGGWSPEREVSLSGARGIRRSLARLGHEVADLDPVADLGGLLDAARRADFAFINLHGAPGEDGLIQAMLDVAGCPYQGSGPAGSYLALNKNASKAVFRDRGLPTPDWEFVPRDPGPDFAPRLPYPLFAKPNTGGSSVCATRVRGGDELPAALGAIFASGCEALLEPYLPGDELTCGVLGDEALPLVAIRPAGDAPFFDYASKYEVGRCEEICPAPVPRELSEEIQAITLAAHRALGLSGYSRADFLVRDGKPLLLEINTLPGMTPTSLLPQEAAAVGLDFDALIARLMELGLARARGEA encoded by the coding sequence ATGCGTGTCCTTTTGATAGCGGGCGGCTGGTCGCCCGAACGTGAAGTCTCCCTGTCGGGAGCGCGGGGCATCCGCCGCTCCCTGGCCCGCCTGGGCCACGAGGTGGCGGACCTCGACCCCGTGGCGGACCTGGGCGGCCTGCTGGACGCCGCCCGCCGGGCCGACTTCGCCTTCATCAACCTGCACGGCGCCCCCGGCGAGGACGGGCTCATCCAGGCCATGCTCGACGTGGCGGGCTGCCCCTACCAGGGCTCGGGCCCGGCGGGCTCCTATCTGGCGCTGAACAAGAACGCCTCCAAGGCCGTCTTCCGCGACCGGGGCCTGCCCACGCCGGACTGGGAATTCGTCCCGCGCGACCCCGGGCCGGACTTCGCGCCCCGGCTGCCCTACCCCCTGTTCGCCAAGCCCAACACCGGCGGCTCCAGCGTCTGCGCCACCCGCGTGCGCGGCGGGGACGAGCTGCCCGCCGCCCTGGGGGCCATCTTCGCCTCGGGCTGCGAGGCCCTGCTGGAGCCCTACCTGCCCGGCGACGAGCTGACCTGCGGCGTGCTGGGCGACGAGGCCCTGCCCCTGGTGGCCATCCGCCCGGCGGGCGACGCCCCGTTCTTCGACTACGCCAGCAAGTACGAGGTCGGGCGCTGCGAGGAGATCTGCCCCGCGCCCGTGCCCCGGGAGCTCAGCGAGGAAATCCAGGCCATCACCCTGGCGGCCCACCGGGCCCTGGGCCTGTCCGGCTACAGCCGGGCGGATTTCCTGGTCCGCGACGGCAAGCCCCTGCTGCTGGAGATCAACACCCTGCCGGGCATGACGCCCACAAGCCTCCTGCCCCAGGAGGCCGCCGCCGTGGGCCTGGACTTCGACGCCCTCATCGCCCGGCTCATGGAGCTCGGGCTGGCGCGCGCGCGCGGGGAGGCCTGA